One genomic region from Harpia harpyja isolate bHarHar1 chromosome 1, bHarHar1 primary haplotype, whole genome shotgun sequence encodes:
- the FERD3L gene encoding fer3-like protein — protein MSASLFPAHQRPGLLAELRGRAPQAPCPELLLGASVLDFVADLSLGAPQGPPGAGPGLGLREVTSGPPFGDRALSLRDGMARGLPLAAFGDGGPEDEEEEEEEERMRGASLLDRPRRKRVITYAQRQAANIRERKRMFNLNEAFDQLRKKVPTFAYEKRLSRIETLRLAIVYISFMTELLDGCGRREAS, from the coding sequence ATGTCAGCCAGCCTCTTCCCAGCCCACCAGCGCCCGGGGCTGCTGGCTGAGCTGCGCGGCAGAGCCCCGCAAGCGccctgcccagagctgctgctgggcgCCTCGGTGCTGGATTTTGTGGCCGACCTCTCCCTGGGcgccccccagggcccccccggggccgggccgggcctggggcTCCGCGAGGTCACCTCTGGGCCTCCCTTCGGGGACAGAGCCCTGTCGCTCCGGGACGGCATGGCCCGGGGGCTGCCCCTGGCTGCCTTCGGAGATGGAGGTCCCGAagacgaggaagaggaggaggaagaggagaggatgcGCGGCGCTTCCCTCCTGGACAGGCCCAGGAGAAAGCGCGTTATCACCTACGCCCAGCGCCAGGCTGCCAACATACGGGAGAGGAAGAGGATGTTCAACCTCAACGAGGCTTTTGATCAGCTGAGGAAGAAGGTCCCCACCTTCGCCTACGAGAAGCGGCTCTCCCGGATAGAGACCTTGCGCCTGGCCATAGTGTACATCTCCTTCATGACTGAGCTCCTGGACGGCTGCGGCAGGCGGGAGGCGAGCTAG
- the TWIST1 gene encoding twist-related protein 1, producing MMQQDESNSPVSPADDSLSNSEEEPDRQQLPNNKRGGRKRRSSRRSAGGAVGAADEPCSPAQGKRGKKCGAGGGGGGGGSSSGGGSPQSYEELQTQRVMANVRERQRTQSLNEAFAALRKIIPTLPSDKLSKIQTLKLAARYIDFLYQVLQSDELDSKMASCSYVAHERLSYAFSVWRMEGAWSMSASH from the coding sequence ATGATGCAGCAGGACGAGTCAAACTCGCCAGTCTCCCCCGCCGACGACAGCTTGAGCAAcagcgaagaggagccggaccgGCAGCAGCTGCCCAACAACAAGAGAGGGGGGCGCAAGCGGCGCTCCAGCCGCCGCAGCGCCGGCGGCGCCGTCGGGGCCGCGGACGAGCCCTGCAGCCCGGCCCAAGGCAAGCGGGGCAAGAagtgcggggcgggcgggggcggcgggggcggtggcagcagcagcggcggcggcagcccccaGTCCTACGAGGAGCTGCAGACCCAGCGGGTCATGGCCAACGTGCGGGAGCGGCAGCGCACGCAGTCGCTGAACGAAGCCTTCGCCGCCCTGCGGAAGATCATCCCCACGCTGCCCTCGGACAAGCTGAGCAAGATCCAGACCCTCAAGCTGGCGGCCAGGTACATCGACTTCCTCTACCAGGTCTTACAGAGCGACGAGCTGGACTCCAAGATGGCAAGCTGCAGCTATGTGGCCCACGAGCGGCTCAGCTACGCCTTCTCGGTGTGGAGAATGGAGGGCGCCTGGTCCATGTCCGCATCCCACTAG